In Novosphingobium kaempferiae, the DNA window GACGATACCCTTGCGCTCGAAATCCCGATCTCCGCCGATCTGACCGTCACCCACAACGCGCGGTTCGATCGACCGACGGTCCATCGCAGGCTGGCTGCGTTCGCCAGCAAGGCCTGAGCCTGTTCGGTGTCCGAACTGGACTGGCTGGCACTCAGCTTTGCGCCGTTTGGCCCGCGCAGCGGCAAGCTCCGATGGACGGGGTGACGGTGGCGGTTGTATTTAGGTAGCTGCATTGCGCTGGACGCTGAGACGCGGCAAGGGCTGGAGCATGTTGATGACTGTCGAAAATTTAAGCCCTGAGCATGATCGGAACTCCGCGATCTATGTCGCTGTGATCGATGGGGCGACCTTTGGTCAGCTTGCCGAACGGTATGGCATCAGCAAGGTCCGGGTGCAGAAGGCCTATGCTCGCGAGCGCACGAACGCCTGGGAAGCGCGCAAGCGAGGTGAGACCAGCTATCTTGATCGGCCCATACCGGCGGACGTTTGAAGCGTGCGGCATTAAAGGCACCGATCCTACGGGGCTCTTGGCTGGAGGGGTGGACGACAGAATTGCGTTCTCAGCCCAGGGGATCTTTCGATCCGGCTTAGATGCGTAAGCGCACGCCATGCCACCCGCGATCGAGCCAGTCATTCCACTGCTTCGGATAAGAATCCAGCTTGGAACGGCGAAGCATAGGTCGTCAGGGCATCTGCCGCGCACCCCTTCTGCCGTGTGGAGAACCTGTGTTGGTCGATCTCGGGAAACTTCGACCTTCCACAAGGTAATCGTCTTCGAAGGAGAAGGGATATGGGGGACGAGCGCCGGAACCGGTTGATACCTAGGCCAGCCCGCGCGCGGGTACCATTGCGCCCATACCCGGCCGGCCGTTCCGCCGTTCGTCCCCGTCCGGCGTCTGCCCCGGCAGGGCGGTATCGACCGTGACCGGCTCGTCGCTCTTCGCCAGTGCGACGGCTTCCGCCTGCGATCCCACGGCGGGGGGCGATCCGCGCAGGGGCATGCCCGCCGTCTCCTTCACCGTCAGCATCGTCAGCAGCCCGATCGCGGCAGCACCCATCAGGTAATAGGCGGGCACCAGCGGATCGCCGGTCTTCTCGACCAGCCAGGCGGTCAGCAGCGGCGTGGTGCCGCCGAACAGCGAGACAGAGACGTTGAACGCGATCGACAGCGCGCTGTAGCGCACCGGCGTGTAGAACAGCGCGGGCAGCGTCGAGGGCATCGAACTGGTGAAGCACACCAGCGTCACGCCCAGCAGCATGAGGCCAAGGAAGATCAGCGCGTCGTTGCCCGTGCCGATCAGCAGCATGCACGGGATCGACAGCACGATCAGCGCGGCGCAGGCGCCGATGATCATCGGGCGGCGGCCCAGACGGTCGCTGAACAGGCCGCCGATGACGTTGAGCGGCGTCATCACCACCATGACGAGGATGATGAGCAGCAGTCCCTTGCTTGTCGCATAGCCCATCGTCACGCTGAGATAGTTGGGCATGTAGGTCAGCAGCATGTAGTCGGTGACGTTGAACACAAGCACCAGCCCCACGCATTTCAGCAGCTGCGCGCGGTGGACGCGGAACAGGTCGCCCAGCTTCGGGCGGTCGACCTCGCGCTTGTCGACTTCCTCGGCATAGGCCTGGAAGGCAGGTGTCTCCTCCAGTTTCAGGCGCATGTAGAGGCCCAGCAGGCCGAGCGGCCCGGCGACGAGGAACGGGATGCGCCAGCCCCATGCCAGCATGTCGGCGGGGCTCAGCGTCATCTGCAATGCAGTGACGGTGCCCGCGCCCGCGATGTACCCGCCCAGCGTCCCGAATTCGAGCCAGCTGCCCATCTGTCCGCGCCGCCGGTCGGTGGAATATTCGGCGATGAAGGTCGCCGCGCCGCCATATTCGCCGCCGGTGGAGAAGCCTTGCAGCAGTCGCGCCGCCAGGAGCAGCAGCGGCGCCGCGATGCCGATCTGCGCATAGGACGGGATCAGCCCGATCGCGAAGGTGCCCGCCGCCATCAGGATCATCGTCAGCGCCAGGATCTTGTGGCGGCCGTAGCGGTCGCCCAGCGGACCGAACACCAGACCGCCCAGCGGCCGTACCAGAAACGCCGCCGTGAACGTCGCGAACGTCGCGATCAGCTGCACGCTGGCGCTGCCCGAAGGGAAGAAGACGTGGCCCAGCGTGATGGCGATGTAGCCGTAGACGCCGAAGTCGAACCACTCCATCGCATTGCCGAGCGCGGCGGCGCCGACGGCGCGGTTGAGGGTGGATCGGTCGACGACGGTCACGTCGTCCACGGTCAGTTCGCTGCTGCGTTTGAACCAGCCGTACTGGGCGCTGAGCGCCTGGCTAGCGGACATGTCTTTCTCCGGTTTCCGCCGAAAGCGAGCGCGAACAAGGCGCGCGATGCACATGACGGATGAGGCCGACCAGCGGCCATGGATCTGAAGCGACGCCGGGAACGGCATCAAGCGAGTCCGGCGGTCCCTAGAGAGGGAATCGCGCCGAGGGGGAAACGGATGGACGAGCCGTGCGCCCGCCGGGACGAGCCGAGGTTTGCGAGCCGTTTCAACGGCAGAACGCCATGATCGTTCCCCCGAACGGCGGCAGTCCTGTTCTCGCGTTTCGCTGTCGTCTGCCGAATTGCGATGGAAAACCCAGGCCTGCCGGGCCACAAGCTGCGCCCATGAAGACAGCTCCGATATTCGCTGCCGCGCTCGCGCTGGCGACCGCTCTTTCCACCCCCGCCTTCGCGCAGGAGGGGATCGAGACGCTGATCGGGCAGGTCGCCCCCGATGCGCAGGGCGGGGCGCAAGTGGACGTGCGCCTGCTCAACACCGGCACCGCCCCCACAGTCGCCACCCTGCCGGAAACCGTCGAGGCCCGTCTGGCCCATGCGGGCGCCTTCGGAACCGGGCGCACCGTCATCCTGCGCCGCGACCCGGACGGCTCCGCCGCGCCGACGATCGCCCCGGGCAGCTTCGCGACCGTGCGCTACCGCCTTGCCGCCGACGGCTTCGAGAACGGCGCGCTGCTCTCGGTGCCCGCGTGGGGCGGGCAGTCGGTGACGCTGGCGGCGGCGGTAACGCCGGAGGGCGCTCCGCAGGTCGCCGCCACGACGGCTACGCCGCCGCCGCCGGTCCCGGCCACACCGCCGCCCAGCGACCGCACCGTGGGCAACGCCTTCCTCGCCAACCTCAGCGCCAACGAGCCGATCTACGCCGTCTACGGCCCGGGCACCAATGACGAGGCGCGCATCCAGCTCAGCTTCCGCTACCAGCTGTTCGGCAGCCGCGCGAGGGAAGGGCGCAAGTCGCTCGGCGACGGCCTCTATTTCGCCTATACCCAGCGCATGTTCTGGGATCTGGGCGCCAAGTCCTCGCCGTTCCGCAACATCGATTTCCAGCCCGAGGTGTTCTACGTCACCCCGCCCAAGGCACTGTCGGAAGCCGCCACGGTCAGCGCCCAGATCGGCCTGCGCCACGAATCCAACGGGCGCGACGGCGATTTCTCGCGCAGCCTCAACACCGTCTACATCGCGCCGATGGCCGCGTTCTCGCTCGGCGGCGACGTGCGCCTGACGGTGGCCCCGCGCGCGTGGTTCTACGCGGGCGACCTGTCGGACAACCCGGACATCCGCCGCTATCGCGGCAACACCGGCCTGTTCGCCGAGATCGGCGAGGAGAACGGGTTGCGCCTCTCGATCTCCAGCCGGTTCAACCTCGGCAGCGGCAAGGGCGCGATCTCGGCGGACCTGTCCTACCCGCTGCGGCGCCTGCTGGGCGGCGGTCCGGACTTCTACCTCTTCGCGCAGAGCTTCACCGGCTACGGCGAGAACCTGCTCGACTACAACAAGCGCATCAGCCGCCTGCGTCTGGGGGTTGCGCTGGTGCGGTGAGGGTTCTGCATGGGGCTTGTTCCAGCATGGTCATACCCTGATAAACCAATGAAGTGCTCGGCCGCGCCGATCTTGAACCAGAGCCGGATGTCCGCTGATATCCTGAGGGCATGATCTGATCGAATAATTGGGCTGCCACAAAAAACCAACGCCGTCCTGGATGAAGGTCGAGGTCGCCTGCGCGATGATCGCCGTGGTTCCCCACGCGCTGCGGTCTCTCTTCTTCGCCGTCATTATGGCTTTCGCACTTCTGTTGAGTGCTTCAGTTTCCCGAGACGAAAGCCGTCTCGCTTGAAGAATTGCCATGAAGTGAAAGGACTTCGGCACTGAGTTGTCAGGTAGCCCCTGACATCTCTTCACGGCGCAGGGCGGCAAGGACGAGCGCGCGATAGCTGCGTTCGCGCAGGCCATGCGGCTCGGCCAGGCCCATGCGGTCGAGCGCTTCGGTCTCGGCTTTCGTCGCCGCAGCACCGGTCAGGCCTTTTGCCATCAGTCCCGCCAGGCCGGATGGGTGATGCGCGATTTCTCCAAGATGTTGCAGTGCGGGAAGCAGCAGCTGTTCGACGCGCGTGAAATCTGTGCCAAAGGGGTAGGGCGGGAAGTCCGAAGCGGGCAGGGCAACCGCAAGCTCCTCCGGGAGATTGCGCCGATGGACATCGCCCGGCATCCAGTCCGGTGCCAGCTTGCCTGCGTCACGTGCGACGTCCATCAGTTCTTCCTGAAATCGGCTGTCGGCCACGGCGACGAGGCGCCGTACTACCTGTTCGTCGCTCACGCCGCGCAAGTCGGCGATACCGTACTCGGTGACGACGATGTCGCGCAGATGCCGCGGGATCGTTTCATGAGCGTAGGACCACACGATATTGGAGCGCAGCTCGCCGTCATGCACCCGCGTCGCGGGAAGGGTGATGATGGAGCGCGCGCCTTCGAGTTCGAGGGCCTGCGCGACAAAGTTGTACTGGCCGCCGACGCCGCTTACCACGCGGCCGTCTTCCAAAGCGTCCGACACCGTCGCGCCCAGCAATGTCACCATCATCGCGCTGTTGACGAAACGGGCGCCGACGCGGCCTGCGCGCTTGCCCTCTTCGTCGCCGTAGAGCGCATTGATCCAGGAGATTTCGCGCATCTGGATGCGGGCGCGGGTGTTCTCGTCCATCTCGCGCAACGCTGCATAGAAGTTGCGCGGACCGATGAAGAAGCCGCCGTGCAGCACCGCCCCTTCGACCTCGCGCCTGAGGATGCCGGCGCGCAGCAGTTGGAGGAAGCCATCGACCAGCATCTCGGTCGGTGCGTAAAGACCGTGCTCGAACGGCGAGGCTTCGATCGGAGGGCGGGCGCCCACAGTGATCTCGGCCAGCGTGCGGGCGAACGTGTCGGGCTCGCGGTCCCTGCAGATCAGGGCATACGCCACGGCATCGCCTATCTCGCCAATGCCGATCTGGAGTGAGCCGCCGTCAGGCACCAGAGAGGCGACATGCAGGCCGATCGCGTGCTGCGCTGGACTGATCGGCTGCTTGGGGGGCCCGAAAAGGGGAAAGCGCGTTTCGGCGCTGTCGAGGATCATCGCGAAACGCGCGGCGGGCAGGTCGGCGGGGCCGGTCATGAACGGCAGTTCGTCATTGACCTGCCCGACCAGCAGGAAGTCCGCCTTCCCCGCATCACGCGCAGCGAGCAGGTCCAGCGTCATGTCGGTGTTGCAGCTCAGGCTGAAACGTTCGCCGCGACGGGCGACGATTTGCGCGATGACGTTGACGCCCTGATCGATGAGGCAGCGCATGGCGTGGGTGTAGTTGACCGAGATGTAGCCGCGCTGCGCCTCGTCATTGCCGAGACGGCTGCCGGCCTGGAAGAAGAACTCGTTGACTTCGATGTTGGGCGGCATGTCCCCAGAGCGCTGGGCGGCGGCATAAGCGAATTCGGGATAGCCGCCCATCGTCCGCTCGAACACCGGTTCCAGAAACCGGCGTTCCAGTTCGCTGCCGAGGCGCGGGGGTTCCAGCGTCAGGGCGGTGAAGATGGTCAGGTGAAGGGCGGGATCGGCGCGCGCCATCTCGAACAGTGCATTGGCGACGTGCGGGGCCTTGCCCAGACCCAGCGGCAGGCCGAGTACGATCCTGCCACCGGTATGCTCGACGATGCGGCGGGCGACTTCTGCGGGGTCGGAAAGACAGAGGCTCACCGCAGGGCATCCCACCCCGCGTCGGGTGCAAAGCGGGCGCCGTGCTCGTGTTCCAGCGCAGACAGCGCGGCGAGGACGTCGTCGATGCCGCGCTGTCTCGCATAATGGATCGGACCGCCGCGAAACGGCGCGAAGCCGGTCCCGAAGATCATCGCCGCATCGATCACGTCCGGATCGTCGCTGACCTTCTCGCGCAGCACCGCGACGGCCGTATTCACCATCGGCAGGACGAGCCGATCGGCCAGTGCCGGATCGGGATCGGGGCTGTTGTCCCTCACCGGCTTGCCGTCGCGCCAGACGTAGATGCCCTTGCCGGTCTTGCGCCCCTTGTCACCAGCGGCAACCCTGTCGGTCAGCCACTGCGGCGCGTCGGGCAGTGCCCAGCCGAGTTCGCGCTTGAGCATCGCCGCAACGTCCAGCGCCACGTCGAGGCCGACTTGATCGGCCAGTTCGAGCGGGCCCGTCGGCATCCCGAAATCGGTCGCTGCGCGGTCGATGGTTTCGGGCGAATGGCCCTCGTCCATCAGGATCAGCGCTTCGGCCAGATAAGGCGTGAGGATGCGGTTGACTATGAAGCCCGGCGCGCTGCGGGCAGGAGCAGGCAGCTTGCCGATATGACCGACGAAAGCACGCGCGGCGGCCTCGACCTCCGGCGCAAGGCGATCGTGCGCGATCACCTCGACCAGATCAAGGCGCGAAACAGGATTGAAGAAGTGAATGCCGACCAGCCGTTCGGGCCATACCAGCCCCTCGCGAAGTTCGGGCAGGGGGATCGAGGAGGTGTTGGTGGCGAGGATCGCCCCTTGCTTCATGCGCGGCTCCGTCTCGGCGTAGAGCGTGCGCTTGAGGTCGGCCTTCTCGGGCGCGGCCTCGATCACGAGGTCGGCCTGCGCGATGCCGAGGCCATCCGGATCGGGGATCAGCCGGTCGAGCGCGTCGCGCACCTGCAAACGGTCACCGTGCGCGATCTTCTCGTAGAGTTTCGCCGCGCGTGCCAGCGCGCCGCCGATGGGCTGCTGCTTCACGTCGGACAGACTGGTGCGCAGGCCCTTCCACGCGCACCATGCGGCGATGTCGCCCCCCATTGCGCCCGCGCCGATGACGTGGACATGGCGGATGGCGCCAGCCTTGTCGGCAAGGCCCTTGAGCGTCTGGCGCAGGAAGAACACGCGGATGAGGTTCTGCGCGGTATCGGTCAGCATCAGCCGCGCGAAGGAGGCGATTTCCGCGCGCTTCATCGCATCAAGGTCGCCGCCATGCTCCTCCCACAAGTCGATCAGGGCATAAGGTGCCGGGTAGTGCGCGGAAGGGGCCTGCTGCTCGGCTTCGACGCGCATCTGGCGGGCGGCGATGCGGCGGGCGGGCGCGCTGTCCTTCGCCCTGTCGAGCAGACCCTGCCGGGCCTGAGGCAGCTTGCCCGCAACGGCCGCATCGACGGCGGCCCGCACGTGCCGCTCGGGCACCAGCGCGTCGATGAGGCCCATCGCCTTCGCCTGCCGGTCATGGATCGCCTTGCCGGTGAGCATCAGGCTCATCGCGGCGATTGGATCGCAGGTATGGGTGAAGCGCGCGGTTCCCCCAAGGCCGGGGTGAAGACCGATCTGCACCTCGGGAAAGCCGAAGCGCGTACCCTCGACGGCGATGCGCTGCGTGCAGGCGAGTGCGATCTCCAGCCCGCCGCCCATCGCATAGCCGTGCATGACCGCGATCGTGGGGATCGTCAGCGCCGCCAGCCGGTCCACTACGGCATGGGCCTTGGCAATATGCTCGCGTATCGCGGCCTCATCAGTGACGCCGCGAAACTCGCCGATGTCCGCGCCCGCAAGAAAGCCCTCGCGCTTGGCTGAACGGATCACCAGCGCCCTGGGCGCGCGCTGTTCGATGCGGTCGAGGATCTGCGCGAATTCCTCCAGCACCTCCTGAGACAAGGTGTTGGCGCCCGAACCCTGCTTGTCGAGAACGGCCCAGGCAACCCCCTGCGCGTCGCGGGTCAGCGTCCAGTGACGTAACCCTTCCGAGGGAACCGGACGCGGGCCGAGCGTCAGGTTGCGGTCTTCGAGGTAGGTCCAGACGGGATCCTGCATGGTCATGCGGCCGCTCCCACGTTTGCAATGCGTTCGATCAGCATGGCGCCGCCCTGGCCCCCGCCGATGCATTCGGTAGCGATGCCGAGTTCGCTGCCATGGCGCTCCATCGCCTGGACCAGATGAAGCGCGATGCGCGCCCCGCTGGCGCCGACCGGATGGCCGAGCGAGATCGCCCCGCCATCGACGTTGATGCGCTCGCGCGCGATGCGCCCCGCCGCGCCGTCGAGGCCGAGCACCGCGCGGCAGAAACCGTCGTCCTCCCACGCGGCAAGGCAGGCGAGGACTTGCGCCGCGAAAGCCTCGTTGAGTTCCCACAGGTCGATGTCGTCGAGGACCAGCCCGCCCCGCTTCAACAGCTCGGTCGCGGCCAGCGCCGGGCCGAGACCCATGATCGCGGGATCGAGCGCCGACCACTGGCTGTCGAGAATCTTCGCGCGTGGCGTCAGCCCGTATCTGGCCAGTGCGTCCTCGGAGGCGAGGATCGTCCAGCAGGCGCCGTCGGTGATCTGCGAGCTGTTGCCCGCCGTGACCTTGCCATAAGGCGGCTCGAAGACCGGGCGGAGCTTCGCCAGCTTGTCGGGCGCGCTGTCGGGTCGGACGCCGTCATCGTGGTCGTGGACAGTCCCGTCCCGCGCGAAGGCGGGGACGAGTTCGCCCTCCAGCCAGCCCTTTGCCTGCGCGCGGGCGAGGCGCTGGTGGCTCTCCACCGCATAGGCATCGGCCTGTTCGCGGCTGATGCCGAACAGGTGCGCGAGCACTTCGGCGGTCTGGCCCATGCCGAGGTCGGTGATGGGGTCGGTCAGCCCCCGCTCCAGGCCAACGACGGGCTTGAGAAAATCGGGCCGGAACCCTGCCGCCGCCTTCAGCTTGCCTAGTGGGCCGTCCTTGTTGCCCTGCATCGCCGCGAGCCATTCCACCGCATCGCGTCGCAACACGAGCGGCGCATGACTGAGCGCTTCGGTGCCCCCCGCCAGGATAAAATCGCTGCCGCCATCGGCGATATAGCGATAGGCGGTGTCCATCGCCTGCATCTCTGAGCCGCAGTTGATCTGGACAGTGAAGGCGCTCGTCTGCGCGCCGCAGCCAAGGCGCAGGGCCGCGACGCGGGCCGGATTGGCCTCGTCGGCAATGACGTTGACGCAGCCGAGGATAACCTGATCGATGTCCTCGGGCGCGAACGGCTGGCGCAGCAGGAGCGGGCGCCCGCACTGCACCGCCAGATCGACCGGGGTGAACGGCCCGGGCCCGCCGCGCACCTTGAGAAATGGCGTGCGGGCGCCATCGACGATGTAGACCGTGCGGCTCATTCGGCGGCCTCGCGCAGCGGGGCTTGTTCGTTGCGGGTCAGTTCCTCGGGCGCGAAATCATCGACGGCGATGACCTCGGCCACCGCCGCGTCCGCCTCGCGCAACTGCTCGCGTTCCGCCTGCGAGATCAGTCCTGCCGCGAGCGCCTGGTCGGCATCGCGGATCCGGGCCTGCTTCATGCGGTCGTGGATCGGCTGGGTGGCGACCGTCTTGCGGAATGCCTCGATCAACCTGGCGACAGCCTCGTCCTCGCCGCCGATGTAGACATTCTCGACCAGCCGATCACGCGCGGGACAGGGTTCCAGCAGGATCGTGGCGGCGCGGCGAATGGTGCGGTCGGTCGGGCCGTTGCGGCGGCGACCGTAAGGCATGATGAACAGCCGCAGCATCCAGCCGACCGGCCGCGCCGGGAAATTCTCGATGATCTGGGCGAAGCTCTGCTCGATGCTGGCAAAGCCGCTCTGCATGCACCAGTCGAGCAGGGGCAGGTCGTCGTCCTGCCGTCCTTCGTCCTCCCAGCGCTTGAGCGCGCCCGAGAGCATGTAGAGTTCGGACAGCACGTCGCCCAGCCGCGCCGAGAGTAGTTCGCGCCGCTTGAGTTCGCCGCCCAGCGTCAGGAACGCGATATCCGAGCAGAACGCGAAGGCAGCGGCGTAGCGGCTCATCTGGCGATAATACCGCGTGGCCTTTCCGGCCTTGGGTGCCGGGGCGAAGACGCCGCCGCTCCAGCTGCGCACGAAGGCGCGGATCGCGGTCTTGAGCGCATGGCCGACATGCTTCCACAGCACCTTGTCGAAATCGGCCAGCGCCCGCCCGCGATTGGCGTCGCCCACCGCGCGGATCTCGTCGAGAAGAAAGGGGTGCGAACGGATCGCGCCCTGTCCGAAGACCATCAGGCTGCGTGTCAGGATGTTCGCGCCCTCGACGGTGATGCCCACCGGGATCGCGCGGTACTGGCCGCCCATGTAGTTACGCGGGCCCTCGATCACCGCCTTGCCGCCGTGGACGTCCATCGCATCGTTGATGACGACGCGCATCCGCTCGGTCGCGTGAAGTTTCAGAATCGACGAGATCACGGCGGGGTGGTTGCCCTGATCCAGCCCCGCGCAGGTCAGCCGCCGCGCGCCGTCGAGCAGGTAGGCATTGCCTGCGATCCGGGCGAGGCGTTCCTGGATGCCCTCGAACCTGCCGATCGGCAGGTTGAACTGCGAGCGCACGCGCGCATAGGCGCCAGTTGTCTGTGCTGCGAAGGCACCCGCCGCTGCCGCCAGCGAGGGAAGCGAGATGCCGCGCCCGGCCGCCAGCGCGCTCATCAGCATCTTCCAGCCCTGGCCAACCCGCTCGGGCCCGCCGATCACGCTGTCGAGCGGGATGAAGACGTCCTTGCCTTCGTTCGGGCCGTTCTGGAAGGTCTGCATCGAGGGGATGTGCCGCCGTCCGATGGTAACGCCGGGCAGATCGGTGGGCACCAGCGCCACGGTGATGCCGATCTCGTCCTGCCCGCCAAGGAGATGCTCGGGATCGCGCAGCTTGAAGGCGAGGCCGAGGATCGTCGCGACGGGGCCCAGCGTGATGTAGCGCTTGTGCCAGTTGAGACGGATGCCGAGCACGTCTTCGCCTTGCCACTCGCCGCGGCAGACCACGCCGTCATCGACCATCGCAGCAGCATCTGACCCGGCCTCGGGGCTGGTAAGGCCGAAGGCGGGGATCTCGCGCCCATCGGCCAGGCGCGGCAGCCAGTGCCGCTGCTGTGCCTCGGTGCCGAAGCGCAGGATGAGCTCACCCGGCCCCAGCGAGTTGGGGACCATCGCCGTCACCGCGCCCGATACCGAGCGGGTAGCGATCTTGCGTACGATCTCGCTGTGCGCGAAGTTCGAGAAGCCGAGGCCACCGTGTTCCTTGGGAATGATGATGCCGAAGAACTTCTCCGCCTTGAGGTAATCCCATGCCTCCGGTGGCAGGTCGCGGGTTTCCCAAGTCATGCGCCAGTCGTCGATCATTCCGCACAGCGTCTC includes these proteins:
- the proP gene encoding glycine betaine/L-proline transporter ProP, which gives rise to MSASQALSAQYGWFKRSSELTVDDVTVVDRSTLNRAVGAAALGNAMEWFDFGVYGYIAITLGHVFFPSGSASVQLIATFATFTAAFLVRPLGGLVFGPLGDRYGRHKILALTMILMAAGTFAIGLIPSYAQIGIAAPLLLLAARLLQGFSTGGEYGGAATFIAEYSTDRRRGQMGSWLEFGTLGGYIAGAGTVTALQMTLSPADMLAWGWRIPFLVAGPLGLLGLYMRLKLEETPAFQAYAEEVDKREVDRPKLGDLFRVHRAQLLKCVGLVLVFNVTDYMLLTYMPNYLSVTMGYATSKGLLLIILVMVVMTPLNVIGGLFSDRLGRRPMIIGACAALIVLSIPCMLLIGTGNDALIFLGLMLLGVTLVCFTSSMPSTLPALFYTPVRYSALSIAFNVSVSLFGGTTPLLTAWLVEKTGDPLVPAYYLMGAAAIGLLTMLTVKETAGMPLRGSPPAVGSQAEAVALAKSDEPVTVDTALPGQTPDGDERRNGRPGMGAMVPARGLA
- a CDS encoding phospholipase A, with protein sequence MKTAPIFAAALALATALSTPAFAQEGIETLIGQVAPDAQGGAQVDVRLLNTGTAPTVATLPETVEARLAHAGAFGTGRTVILRRDPDGSAAPTIAPGSFATVRYRLAADGFENGALLSVPAWGGQSVTLAAAVTPEGAPQVAATTATPPPPVPATPPPSDRTVGNAFLANLSANEPIYAVYGPGTNDEARIQLSFRYQLFGSRAREGRKSLGDGLYFAYTQRMFWDLGAKSSPFRNIDFQPEVFYVTPPKALSEAATVSAQIGLRHESNGRDGDFSRSLNTVYIAPMAAFSLGGDVRLTVAPRAWFYAGDLSDNPDIRRYRGNTGLFAEIGEENGLRLSISSRFNLGSGKGAISADLSYPLRRLLGGGPDFYLFAQSFTGYGENLLDYNKRISRLRLGVALVR
- a CDS encoding acetyl-CoA hydrolase/transferase C-terminal domain-containing protein, encoding MSLCLSDPAEVARRIVEHTGGRIVLGLPLGLGKAPHVANALFEMARADPALHLTIFTALTLEPPRLGSELERRFLEPVFERTMGGYPEFAYAAAQRSGDMPPNIEVNEFFFQAGSRLGNDEAQRGYISVNYTHAMRCLIDQGVNVIAQIVARRGERFSLSCNTDMTLDLLAARDAGKADFLLVGQVNDELPFMTGPADLPAARFAMILDSAETRFPLFGPPKQPISPAQHAIGLHVASLVPDGGSLQIGIGEIGDAVAYALICRDREPDTFARTLAEITVGARPPIEASPFEHGLYAPTEMLVDGFLQLLRAGILRREVEGAVLHGGFFIGPRNFYAALREMDENTRARIQMREISWINALYGDEEGKRAGRVGARFVNSAMMVTLLGATVSDALEDGRVVSGVGGQYNFVAQALELEGARSIITLPATRVHDGELRSNIVWSYAHETIPRHLRDIVVTEYGIADLRGVSDEQVVRRLVAVADSRFQEELMDVARDAGKLAPDWMPGDVHRRNLPEELAVALPASDFPPYPFGTDFTRVEQLLLPALQHLGEIAHHPSGLAGLMAKGLTGAAATKAETEALDRMGLAEPHGLRERSYRALVLAALRREEMSGAT
- a CDS encoding 3-hydroxyacyl-CoA dehydrogenase NAD-binding domain-containing protein codes for the protein MTMQDPVWTYLEDRNLTLGPRPVPSEGLRHWTLTRDAQGVAWAVLDKQGSGANTLSQEVLEEFAQILDRIEQRAPRALVIRSAKREGFLAGADIGEFRGVTDEAAIREHIAKAHAVVDRLAALTIPTIAVMHGYAMGGGLEIALACTQRIAVEGTRFGFPEVQIGLHPGLGGTARFTHTCDPIAAMSLMLTGKAIHDRQAKAMGLIDALVPERHVRAAVDAAVAGKLPQARQGLLDRAKDSAPARRIAARQMRVEAEQQAPSAHYPAPYALIDLWEEHGGDLDAMKRAEIASFARLMLTDTAQNLIRVFFLRQTLKGLADKAGAIRHVHVIGAGAMGGDIAAWCAWKGLRTSLSDVKQQPIGGALARAAKLYEKIAHGDRLQVRDALDRLIPDPDGLGIAQADLVIEAAPEKADLKRTLYAETEPRMKQGAILATNTSSIPLPELREGLVWPERLVGIHFFNPVSRLDLVEVIAHDRLAPEVEAAARAFVGHIGKLPAPARSAPGFIVNRILTPYLAEALILMDEGHSPETIDRAATDFGMPTGPLELADQVGLDVALDVAAMLKRELGWALPDAPQWLTDRVAAGDKGRKTGKGIYVWRDGKPVRDNSPDPDPALADRLVLPMVNTAVAVLREKVSDDPDVIDAAMIFGTGFAPFRGGPIHYARQRGIDDVLAALSALEHEHGARFAPDAGWDALR
- a CDS encoding acetyl-CoA C-acetyltransferase, which encodes MSRTVYIVDGARTPFLKVRGGPGPFTPVDLAVQCGRPLLLRQPFAPEDIDQVILGCVNVIADEANPARVAALRLGCGAQTSAFTVQINCGSEMQAMDTAYRYIADGGSDFILAGGTEALSHAPLVLRRDAVEWLAAMQGNKDGPLGKLKAAAGFRPDFLKPVVGLERGLTDPITDLGMGQTAEVLAHLFGISREQADAYAVESHQRLARAQAKGWLEGELVPAFARDGTVHDHDDGVRPDSAPDKLAKLRPVFEPPYGKVTAGNSSQITDGACWTILASEDALARYGLTPRAKILDSQWSALDPAIMGLGPALAATELLKRGGLVLDDIDLWELNEAFAAQVLACLAAWEDDGFCRAVLGLDGAAGRIARERINVDGGAISLGHPVGASGARIALHLVQAMERHGSELGIATECIGGGQGGAMLIERIANVGAAA
- a CDS encoding acyl-CoA dehydrogenase — translated: MSFFTTARREVLTRPVLSLVQSALPALSATENEAIDAGNTWWDAALFTGNPDWNALLAVPPATLTAEEQAFMTGPVETLCGMIDDWRMTWETRDLPPEAWDYLKAEKFFGIIIPKEHGGLGFSNFAHSEIVRKIATRSVSGAVTAMVPNSLGPGELILRFGTEAQQRHWLPRLADGREIPAFGLTSPEAGSDAAAMVDDGVVCRGEWQGEDVLGIRLNWHKRYITLGPVATILGLAFKLRDPEHLLGGQDEIGITVALVPTDLPGVTIGRRHIPSMQTFQNGPNEGKDVFIPLDSVIGGPERVGQGWKMLMSALAAGRGISLPSLAAAAGAFAAQTTGAYARVRSQFNLPIGRFEGIQERLARIAGNAYLLDGARRLTCAGLDQGNHPAVISSILKLHATERMRVVINDAMDVHGGKAVIEGPRNYMGGQYRAIPVGITVEGANILTRSLMVFGQGAIRSHPFLLDEIRAVGDANRGRALADFDKVLWKHVGHALKTAIRAFVRSWSGGVFAPAPKAGKATRYYRQMSRYAAAFAFCSDIAFLTLGGELKRRELLSARLGDVLSELYMLSGALKRWEDEGRQDDDLPLLDWCMQSGFASIEQSFAQIIENFPARPVGWMLRLFIMPYGRRRNGPTDRTIRRAATILLEPCPARDRLVENVYIGGEDEAVARLIEAFRKTVATQPIHDRMKQARIRDADQALAAGLISQAEREQLREADAAVAEVIAVDDFAPEELTRNEQAPLREAAE